A portion of the Chromobacterium sp. IIBBL 290-4 genome contains these proteins:
- a CDS encoding LysE family translocator: MSLWAWDSGIIAAVSLYVVGAASPGPSNLAIMGAAMSHGRLRALAMAAGVVLGSQFWGLLAACGLAGVIREALWLMTAMKLAGGAYLLYLEVQSARQAARREWSPPAAAEPGKDGAWRWLLKGAAMHVTNPKAILVWLSIVTLALPRDGGGEQAFHAVWACGAAAVAVFCGYALVFSTAAARHGYLKLRRPFQAVLAGAFGWAGLRMLFGRGNLA; encoded by the coding sequence ATGAGTTTATGGGCGTGGGATAGCGGCATCATCGCGGCGGTTTCTTTATATGTGGTGGGCGCGGCCAGCCCCGGCCCCAGCAATCTGGCCATCATGGGCGCGGCGATGAGCCATGGCCGTCTGCGGGCTTTGGCGATGGCGGCCGGCGTGGTGCTGGGTTCGCAATTCTGGGGGCTGCTGGCGGCCTGCGGCTTGGCCGGCGTGATCCGCGAGGCTCTGTGGCTGATGACGGCGATGAAGCTGGCCGGCGGCGCGTATCTGCTTTACCTGGAGGTTCAATCGGCCCGGCAGGCGGCAAGGCGCGAATGGTCGCCGCCCGCCGCGGCCGAGCCAGGCAAGGACGGCGCCTGGCGCTGGCTGCTCAAAGGCGCCGCCATGCATGTGACCAACCCGAAAGCCATCCTGGTGTGGCTGTCCATCGTCACCCTGGCCTTGCCGCGCGATGGGGGCGGCGAGCAGGCCTTCCATGCGGTATGGGCTTGCGGCGCGGCCGCGGTGGCGGTGTTCTGCGGCTATGCGCTGGTGTTTTCCACGGCCGCCGCGCGCCATGGCTACCTTAAACTGCGCCGCCCTTTCCAGGCGGTGCTGGCGGGAGCGTTTGGCTGGGCCGGGCTGCGCATGCTGTTTGGGCGCGGCAACCTCGCTTGA
- the ccoG gene encoding cytochrome c oxidase accessory protein CcoG — translation MSKPEIKPVPIKIHPRLTSGRFNNLRVGMVALTQLVFFGMPWLQWNGRQAVHFNLAEHHFLIFGISLWPQDFIYLAALLVVSALGLFLWTTLAGRLWCGYSCPQTVYTQIMIWIERLVLGDHLARRKLDAAPMSAGKLAKKGLAQLLMGGFSLWTGLTFVGYFTPIRELAVLQMGPWDLFWTLFYAGFTWLLAGVLREKVCLHMCPYARFQGAMFDDHTLIISYDTQRGEPRGKLQAKSENPVKGCVDCGICVQVCPTGIDIRNGLQYECIGCAACIDACDQVMDKLHAPRGLIRYTSAEALQGKPAPAKSLHRPRIAVYSCLLAGIIVASTTALVLKKPFKVDVLRDRASLVEQTDDGLLQNRYNLRLINTTEQPQRYTVTVEGLPGIRMESPGQVFDVKPSRTETVAVRVQADPEHASRGAHPIHFVIRSLNDDVTIKEKSSFIGE, via the coding sequence ATGTCCAAGCCAGAAATCAAGCCTGTTCCGATCAAGATCCATCCCCGCCTCACCAGCGGCCGCTTCAATAATCTGCGTGTCGGCATGGTGGCGCTGACGCAGCTGGTGTTCTTCGGCATGCCCTGGCTGCAATGGAACGGCCGCCAGGCCGTGCACTTCAACCTGGCCGAGCACCATTTCCTGATCTTCGGCATCAGCCTGTGGCCGCAGGACTTCATCTACCTGGCCGCGCTGCTGGTGGTGTCCGCGCTAGGTCTGTTCCTGTGGACCACGCTGGCCGGCCGGCTGTGGTGCGGCTACAGCTGCCCGCAGACGGTGTATACCCAGATCATGATCTGGATCGAACGGCTGGTGCTGGGCGATCATCTGGCGCGCCGCAAGCTGGACGCCGCGCCGATGAGCGCCGGCAAGCTCGCCAAGAAAGGGCTGGCCCAACTGCTGATGGGGGGCTTCTCCTTGTGGACCGGCCTGACCTTCGTCGGCTACTTCACGCCCATCCGCGAACTGGCGGTGCTGCAAATGGGGCCCTGGGACTTGTTCTGGACGCTGTTCTACGCCGGCTTCACCTGGTTGCTGGCCGGTGTGCTGCGCGAGAAGGTCTGCCTGCACATGTGCCCTTACGCCCGCTTCCAGGGCGCGATGTTCGACGACCACACCCTGATCATTTCCTATGACACTCAACGCGGCGAGCCGCGCGGCAAGCTGCAGGCCAAGAGCGAAAATCCGGTCAAGGGCTGCGTCGACTGCGGCATCTGCGTACAGGTCTGCCCCACCGGCATCGACATCCGCAACGGCCTCCAGTATGAGTGCATAGGCTGCGCCGCCTGCATCGACGCCTGCGACCAAGTGATGGACAAGCTGCATGCGCCGCGCGGCCTGATCCGCTACACCAGCGCCGAAGCGCTGCAGGGCAAGCCCGCGCCGGCCAAGTCGCTGCACCGGCCGCGCATCGCGGTGTATTCCTGTCTGCTCGCCGGCATCATCGTGGCATCCACCACGGCGCTGGTGCTGAAAAAGCCATTCAAGGTGGATGTGCTGCGCGACCGCGCCAGCCTGGTGGAACAGACTGACGACGGCCTGCTGCAGAACCGCTACAACCTCAGGCTGATCAACACCACCGAGCAGCCGCAGCGTTATACCGTGACGGTGGAAGGGCTGCCCGGCATCCGCATGGAAAGCCCCGGCCAGGTATTCGACGTCAAGCCATCGCGCACCGAAACGGTGGCGGTGCGGGTGCAGGCCGATCCCGAGCACGCCAGCCGCGGCGCCCACCCCATCCACTTCGTGATACGCTCGCTGAATGACGATGTCACCATCAAGGAAAAATCCAGCTTCATCGGCGAATGA
- a CDS encoding SPFH domain-containing protein, with protein sequence MSDTGRRAPPSALEQTLRPAYWLLLAIAALSGLAWLFGNVRLIPADSQAVVLRFGAIDRAQRAGLLLAWPSPLEEVRLLPAEERLQQRPIKRLARAPEADLLDQAGIPLAQMNDAQAGSGYLLTGDLGVTQLRAAVYYRITDPAAYVQQGDLALPMLDKAVEAAAMRLCASRGLETIMATRETGAGAAIARERLRAELAQESNARLNAWKNRGAGIGVQVSRIDLQSTLPRAAQAAFDAVLSADQAAQRQLAQARTEAALSKQQAQAAVAEAINGARARADERIAQARAETSEIQALAGRAGGTAGAEVLRQLYQQRLPAILAKAGKVTTVDPAAASHLILPGESP encoded by the coding sequence ATGAGCGACACCGGCAGGCGCGCCCCTCCCTCGGCCCTGGAACAAACCCTGCGGCCGGCCTACTGGCTGCTGCTGGCCATCGCCGCGTTGAGCGGACTGGCCTGGCTGTTCGGCAATGTCCGCCTGATCCCGGCCGACAGCCAGGCGGTGGTGCTGCGCTTCGGTGCCATCGACCGCGCGCAGCGGGCCGGCCTGCTGCTGGCCTGGCCCAGTCCGCTGGAAGAGGTGCGGCTATTGCCCGCCGAAGAGCGGCTGCAACAAAGGCCGATCAAGCGCCTCGCCCGCGCGCCGGAAGCCGATCTATTGGACCAGGCCGGCATCCCGCTGGCGCAGATGAACGACGCCCAGGCCGGCTCCGGCTATCTGTTGACCGGCGATCTGGGCGTGACCCAATTGCGCGCCGCCGTCTACTACCGGATCACAGACCCCGCCGCCTACGTCCAGCAAGGCGATCTGGCGCTACCCATGCTGGACAAGGCGGTCGAGGCCGCCGCGATGCGGCTGTGCGCCAGCCGCGGCCTGGAAACCATCATGGCCACGCGCGAGACGGGCGCCGGCGCCGCCATCGCGCGCGAACGGCTGCGCGCCGAACTGGCGCAGGAGAGCAATGCCCGCCTGAACGCCTGGAAGAACCGCGGCGCGGGCATAGGCGTGCAAGTCTCGCGCATAGACTTGCAATCCACGCTGCCGCGCGCGGCGCAGGCCGCCTTCGACGCGGTCCTAAGCGCCGACCAGGCCGCGCAGCGCCAGCTCGCCCAGGCGCGCACCGAGGCCGCCCTGTCGAAACAGCAGGCCCAAGCCGCGGTCGCCGAAGCGATCAACGGCGCGCGGGCCCGCGCCGACGAACGCATCGCCCAGGCGCGCGCGGAAACCAGCGAAATCCAGGCGCTGGCAGGGCGCGCCGGCGGGACGGCAGGCGCCGAGGTGCTGCGCCAACTGTATCAGCAGCGCCTGCCCGCCATCCTGGCCAAGGCCGGCAAGGTCACCACCGTCGATCCCGCCGCCGCCAGCCATCTGATTCTGCCGGGAGAGTCGCCATGA
- a CDS encoding SPFH domain-containing protein produces the protein MTAPRADAPLALREKQLAAWAMGALAAAAATGLAALAYGDLAGEIWQTLCAAMALLAATLLSSLAQAQKRRKQAGEPAPRWLAHSGFAAIPQLGSALWRPKTDKASPWLRLTGLRVRRAIGRKLGWDLAWLGVGSLAAAPLALLALPAAQLPAQDKTAAALAAAGGFAVAFACLLLERLLASKPGDAATQSQREMLLALLPAALLPALLALATLDGTAWPARLRFLAPAWLALLSLEQLLRVIRAGFLPYRRRLNRPPLAGCLLVSGLRRRFAADKAYRLPERPGLRLRQSWALAFVWRAAPAAAGCLLLAGWLLSSLKIVAFDQRGVYERFGQPAAVWQPGLHIGLPWPLGDTRLIENGAIHQVSAGGTARNASAQDNGDRLWDGEHPAETMQLIASGKGNQQTTQLMSLDVRLVYRQGLSDRDALASYRQASPDELLRDVASQTLLGYFAGRQLDELLGNSQAAAAAALRQSIQRRLDLAGSGLELLAVVVQTLHPPAGAARAFHAVQAAQIQAQARVAQEQGQAIRSLSGARQAQTEARAGAQAAAAEKQAEANAAAIAFQADRAASQAGGAAFLYERYLHNLSHGLASSRAIIIDHRLDAAGLPAIDLRRNAGAADAAAGLPHR, from the coding sequence ATGACCGCGCCGCGCGCGGACGCCCCGCTCGCCCTCCGCGAAAAGCAGCTGGCCGCATGGGCGATGGGCGCGCTGGCGGCCGCCGCCGCGACCGGGCTTGCCGCCTTGGCCTACGGCGATCTGGCCGGCGAAATCTGGCAGACGCTCTGCGCCGCCATGGCTTTGCTGGCGGCGACCTTGCTATCCAGCCTCGCGCAAGCGCAAAAACGCCGCAAGCAGGCCGGCGAGCCGGCGCCCCGCTGGCTCGCCCATAGCGGGTTCGCCGCTATCCCTCAGCTGGGATCAGCCTTGTGGCGGCCCAAAACCGACAAAGCCTCCCCCTGGCTTAGACTGACAGGGCTGCGCGTCCGGCGCGCCATCGGCCGCAAGCTGGGCTGGGACCTCGCCTGGCTGGGCGTGGGCAGCCTCGCAGCGGCGCCGCTCGCCCTGCTGGCCTTGCCCGCCGCCCAACTCCCCGCGCAAGATAAGACCGCCGCCGCCCTGGCCGCGGCCGGCGGCTTCGCCGTCGCCTTCGCCTGCCTATTGCTGGAGAGGCTGCTGGCATCCAAGCCCGGCGACGCCGCGACGCAATCGCAGCGGGAGATGCTGCTTGCCCTGCTCCCCGCCGCCTTGCTGCCCGCGCTGCTGGCCCTGGCCACGCTGGACGGCACGGCATGGCCGGCGCGGCTGCGATTTCTCGCCCCCGCCTGGCTGGCCTTGCTAAGCCTGGAACAACTGCTGCGCGTCATCCGGGCAGGCTTTCTGCCTTATCGCCGCCGGCTGAATCGCCCTCCCCTCGCAGGCTGCCTGCTGGTTTCCGGCTTGCGCCGCCGCTTCGCGGCCGACAAAGCCTACCGTCTGCCGGAGCGCCCAGGGCTGCGGCTCAGGCAAAGCTGGGCGCTGGCTTTCGTCTGGCGCGCCGCGCCGGCCGCGGCGGGCTGCCTGTTATTGGCGGGCTGGCTGCTCAGCAGCTTGAAAATAGTGGCCTTCGATCAGCGCGGCGTCTACGAGCGCTTCGGCCAGCCCGCCGCCGTCTGGCAGCCAGGCCTGCACATCGGACTGCCCTGGCCGCTCGGCGACACGCGGCTGATTGAGAACGGCGCGATTCATCAAGTTTCCGCCGGCGGCACGGCGCGGAACGCCAGCGCCCAGGACAACGGCGACCGCTTATGGGACGGCGAGCATCCGGCCGAAACCATGCAACTGATCGCCAGCGGCAAGGGCAATCAGCAGACCACGCAATTGATGAGTCTGGATGTGCGCCTGGTCTACCGCCAGGGCCTGAGCGACCGGGATGCGCTGGCCAGTTATCGACAGGCTTCCCCGGACGAATTGCTGCGCGATGTCGCCAGCCAGACCTTGCTCGGCTATTTCGCAGGCCGCCAGTTGGACGAGCTGCTGGGCAACAGCCAGGCCGCCGCGGCCGCCGCGCTGCGACAGTCCATCCAGCGGCGGCTGGACCTGGCCGGCAGCGGACTGGAGCTGCTGGCCGTCGTGGTGCAGACCCTGCACCCGCCGGCCGGCGCCGCCCGCGCCTTCCACGCCGTGCAAGCCGCCCAGATCCAGGCCCAGGCGCGCGTCGCCCAAGAGCAGGGCCAGGCCATCCGCAGCCTCAGCGGCGCCCGCCAGGCGCAAACCGAGGCGCGGGCCGGCGCCCAAGCCGCCGCGGCTGAGAAACAGGCCGAGGCCAACGCCGCCGCCATCGCCTTCCAGGCTGATCGCGCCGCCAGCCAAGCCGGCGGCGCGGCTTTTCTGTACGAACGCTATCTGCACAATCTGAGCCATGGCCTGGCCTCGTCCCGCGCCATCATCATCGACCATCGGCTGGATGCCGCCGGCCTACCCGCCATCGATCTGCGCCGCAATGCCGGCGCGGCCGATGCGGCGGCCGGCCTGCCGCATCGCTGA
- a CDS encoding heavy metal translocating P-type ATPase — MNGCAHASPALLEPAERARQSRRLLLAMTAIGLLLLSAFWQGFVANGAALAQALAAAASLLLASPMLRAAWQSLRAPDLHGLTDLLAALAIVGAWAAGDWVSAALLPILIVLGHALEERSLLGSREAIAALAELSRHRSRRLLPQGGHEDVDNDLLTTGDQIDIRPGDRIPADGRVTEGHSSLDASAVTGEAAPGDVSPGSRVYAGSINLQGRLRMTVERAAADSALGRIIALMREAESAKPRITRFVERHASAYLAMVLAIAAISWFAGRDPQAALAVLVAACPCALVIAAPSVAVAGVAAAARHQILIRGSAFLEELGEVDSLVIDKTGTLTRGQLSVVHIDTQAQAGDTPSAALLAASLAAGSSHPVSRALAALMGASPPESLTDQQETQGMGLSAKHAVGRLALGKPDWLRRNGWIGDAPPARGAILAGLACDGRLLAWFHLADTPRPEAADTLRQLRALGLERQWLLTGDQAAAAEPLAAELGIAQVVSQALPDDKLAHVKAEIAAGRHPLVVGDGINDSLALKAGAVGVALGERGADIAVAAADVVITGDDLRRLATAVRLSRRCGAILRANVAIGLGWTLALTLLAAAGGLGASGAVIAAILHNGSTLAVMINSGRILRFHEE; from the coding sequence ATGAACGGTTGCGCCCACGCCTCGCCCGCCCTGCTGGAGCCCGCCGAACGCGCGCGGCAAAGCCGCCGCTTGCTGCTGGCCATGACCGCCATCGGCCTGCTGTTGCTCTCCGCGTTCTGGCAAGGCTTCGTCGCCAATGGCGCCGCGCTCGCCCAGGCGCTGGCCGCCGCCGCGTCGCTGCTGCTGGCCAGCCCGATGCTGCGCGCCGCCTGGCAAAGCCTGCGAGCGCCGGATCTGCACGGCCTGACCGACCTGTTGGCCGCGCTGGCCATCGTCGGCGCCTGGGCCGCCGGAGACTGGGTCAGCGCCGCGCTGCTGCCCATCCTCATCGTGCTGGGCCACGCGCTGGAAGAGCGCAGTCTGCTTGGCTCGCGCGAGGCCATCGCGGCGCTGGCCGAGCTGAGCCGCCATCGCAGCCGCCGGCTGCTGCCGCAGGGCGGCCATGAGGATGTGGACAATGATTTGCTGACGACGGGCGACCAGATCGACATCCGTCCCGGCGACCGCATTCCCGCCGATGGCCGAGTGACAGAGGGCCACTCCAGCCTGGACGCATCCGCCGTGACCGGCGAAGCCGCGCCCGGCGACGTTTCGCCGGGCAGCCGGGTCTACGCCGGCTCCATCAATCTGCAAGGCCGCTTGCGAATGACCGTCGAGCGCGCCGCCGCCGATTCGGCCCTGGGCCGCATCATCGCCCTGATGCGCGAGGCGGAAAGCGCCAAGCCGCGCATCACCCGCTTTGTCGAACGCCATGCCTCGGCCTACCTGGCCATGGTGCTGGCCATCGCGGCGATCAGCTGGTTCGCCGGCCGCGATCCTCAGGCCGCGCTGGCGGTGCTGGTGGCCGCCTGCCCCTGCGCCCTGGTGATCGCCGCGCCCTCGGTCGCCGTCGCCGGCGTGGCCGCCGCCGCCCGGCACCAGATACTGATCCGCGGCTCCGCGTTTCTGGAAGAGCTGGGCGAAGTGGATTCGCTGGTGATAGACAAGACCGGCACGCTGACCCGGGGCCAGCTGTCCGTCGTGCATATCGACACTCAGGCGCAGGCTGGCGACACGCCCTCTGCCGCCCTGCTGGCCGCCAGCCTGGCCGCCGGCAGCAGCCATCCGGTCAGCCGCGCCTTGGCCGCGCTGATGGGAGCGTCGCCTCCAGAATCCTTGACTGATCAGCAGGAAACGCAAGGCATGGGTCTGTCGGCCAAGCATGCCGTAGGCAGGCTGGCCTTGGGCAAGCCAGACTGGCTGCGCCGAAATGGCTGGATCGGCGATGCTCCGCCGGCCCGCGGCGCCATCCTGGCCGGCCTGGCCTGCGATGGCCGGTTGCTGGCCTGGTTCCATCTGGCCGACACGCCGCGGCCTGAGGCGGCCGACACCTTGCGCCAATTGCGCGCGCTGGGGCTGGAGCGGCAATGGCTGCTGACCGGCGACCAGGCCGCCGCCGCCGAGCCGCTGGCCGCCGAATTGGGCATAGCGCAAGTCGTCAGCCAGGCGCTGCCCGACGACAAGCTGGCCCACGTCAAAGCGGAAATCGCCGCCGGCCGCCATCCGCTGGTGGTCGGCGACGGCATCAATGATTCCTTGGCGCTAAAAGCCGGCGCGGTGGGCGTGGCGCTGGGCGAACGCGGCGCCGACATCGCCGTCGCCGCCGCCGACGTGGTGATCACCGGCGACGATCTGCGCCGGCTCGCCACCGCCGTTCGGCTGAGCCGCCGCTGCGGCGCGATTCTGCGCGCCAATGTCGCCATCGGCCTGGGCTGGACGCTGGCGCTGACGCTGCTGGCGGCGGCGGGCGGCCTGGGCGCGAGCGGCGCCGTCATCGCCGCCATTTTGCACAACGGCAGCACGCTGGCAGTGATGATCAACTCTGGCCGCATTCTGCGTTTCCATGAGGAGTAA
- a CDS encoding MarC family protein encodes MEIEIAKIFIALLVLVNPLGAIPIFISLTPNSSQEERQKVAKTTAIAVAVVMCLFAIVGQTLLRFLGISIGSFQVGGGILLMLIAIALMNAKPGPTKTTKQEREEAGLKTNIAVVPMAIPLMTGPGTISTVIIYATTAHTWVQVVYLLISSLLVALTCFGALTLATPLTRLLGQTGINIVNRVMGMLLAAVSVEIIVDGLYRLFPQLTR; translated from the coding sequence ATGGAAATCGAAATCGCAAAAATCTTCATCGCCCTGCTGGTGCTGGTCAATCCGCTCGGCGCCATCCCCATCTTCATCAGCCTCACGCCCAATTCCAGCCAGGAGGAAAGGCAGAAAGTCGCCAAGACCACCGCCATCGCGGTCGCCGTGGTGATGTGTTTGTTCGCCATCGTCGGCCAGACGCTGCTGCGCTTTCTCGGCATCAGCATAGGCTCCTTCCAGGTGGGCGGCGGCATCCTGCTGATGCTGATCGCCATCGCGCTGATGAACGCCAAGCCAGGCCCGACCAAGACCACCAAGCAAGAGCGGGAAGAAGCCGGCCTGAAAACCAATATCGCGGTGGTGCCGATGGCCATCCCGCTGATGACCGGCCCCGGCACCATCTCCACCGTGATCATCTACGCCACCACCGCCCACACCTGGGTGCAGGTGGTGTATCTGCTGATCAGCAGCCTGCTGGTGGCGCTGACCTGCTTCGGCGCGCTGACGCTGGCCACGCCGCTAACGCGGCTGCTGGGCCAGACCGGCATCAACATCGTCAACCGCGTCATGGGCATGCTGTTGGCCGCGGTATCGGTGGAAATCATCGTAGACGGCCTGTATCGGCTATTCCCGCAACTCACCCGCTGA
- a CDS encoding SPFH domain-containing protein, producing MGHTHSHSHPHPPPSGQDSPRSRRPRLAAAIAVAALALAAACMLQVRSGEAMVITRFGAPERVLLQPGLAWRWPQPFESAVPVDLRLRTTSSGLQDVGTRDGLRVIMQAYVAWQVPPDAVHITRFMRAVRNQPDEAARQIRSFIGSTLETGSSAYALGDLVNTDPARLKLPQFEQALRGQLSQSLLASYGVQVVDVGVERLTLPAAALDATVARMRAERDTLAAERTAAGNEQAAAIRAEAARDARILRANAVAEAAKIEADAQTEAARIYGSAYQSAPELYKTLRALDTLNHIVNGDTRLILRTDAAPFRSLVEGPPGQGAPARKAGRK from the coding sequence TTGGGCCACACGCACTCGCATTCGCACCCTCACCCGCCGCCAAGCGGCCAGGACAGCCCGCGCAGCCGCAGGCCCCGCCTCGCCGCGGCCATCGCGGTGGCGGCGCTGGCGCTGGCGGCCGCCTGCATGCTGCAAGTCCGTTCGGGCGAAGCCATGGTCATCACCCGCTTCGGGGCGCCGGAGCGCGTGCTGCTGCAGCCTGGGCTAGCCTGGCGCTGGCCGCAGCCTTTCGAAAGCGCTGTGCCGGTCGATCTGCGTTTGCGCACCACCTCCAGCGGCCTGCAGGATGTCGGCACCCGCGACGGCCTGCGCGTCATCATGCAAGCCTATGTGGCCTGGCAAGTGCCGCCGGACGCCGTCCACATCACCCGCTTCATGCGCGCGGTGCGCAACCAGCCCGACGAGGCCGCGCGCCAGATCCGCAGCTTCATCGGCTCCACGCTGGAAACCGGCAGCAGCGCCTATGCGCTGGGCGACCTGGTCAACACCGACCCGGCGCGATTGAAACTGCCCCAATTCGAGCAAGCGCTGCGCGGGCAGCTGTCACAATCGCTGCTGGCCAGCTACGGCGTTCAAGTCGTCGATGTCGGCGTCGAGCGGCTGACGCTGCCCGCCGCGGCGCTGGACGCCACCGTGGCGCGGATGCGGGCCGAACGCGACACGCTGGCGGCGGAAAGAACCGCGGCGGGCAACGAGCAGGCCGCCGCCATCCGCGCCGAAGCCGCCCGAGACGCCCGCATTCTGCGCGCCAACGCCGTGGCGGAAGCCGCCAAGATCGAGGCCGACGCGCAGACCGAAGCCGCCAGGATTTACGGCAGCGCCTACCAAAGCGCGCCGGAACTGTATAAAACCCTGCGCGCGCTGGATACGCTGAACCACATCGTCAACGGCGACACCCGCTTGATTCTCCGCACCGACGCCGCCCCCTTCCGCTCCCTGGTGGAGGGCCCGCCCGGCCAGGGCGCGCCGGCGCGCAAGGCGGGCAGAAAATGA
- a CDS encoding PAS domain-containing methyl-accepting chemotaxis protein has product MFNKHLKQKLSQLENEALESRSVLDALDRSMAVIAFSPDGVILSANRNFELTTGYAQTELIGKHHRIFCPKEYAASPEYQAFWQKLRAGEFVRDRFRRVAKDGRTIWLEASYNPIRDASGRVSKIIKFAQDVSESVQASVEAASAMRAIGQSMAIIEFANDGAVLTANSNFLQTMGYRLEEIKGQHHRMFCPPEFTHSPAYVEFWRKLNQGIFTTGIFERRHKNGKAIWPEASYSPIQDDEGKVVKVIKFALDITDQEEGHQRDLELVREAHQLSAASDRASSDSQQIIRDTIQAMSVIAHSASQSATIIEDLDQKASRITSIINTIHEIADQTNLLALNAAIEAARAGELGRGFAVVADEVRKLAERTNASTKEVTEMVEDIKNGTGTATGSIQEMLVKAQSGEEHADKVSRSIEEIRSGTTQLAAVINNFSVMKNGGAHS; this is encoded by the coding sequence ATGTTCAACAAGCATCTCAAGCAGAAGCTGAGCCAGCTGGAAAACGAAGCGCTGGAATCCCGCAGCGTACTGGACGCGCTTGATCGATCCATGGCCGTCATCGCCTTCTCTCCGGACGGCGTCATCCTTTCGGCCAACCGCAATTTCGAGTTGACCACGGGCTATGCCCAAACCGAACTCATCGGCAAGCATCATCGGATATTCTGCCCCAAGGAATACGCCGCCAGTCCCGAATATCAGGCTTTCTGGCAAAAGCTGCGCGCCGGGGAGTTCGTCCGCGATCGCTTCCGCCGCGTCGCCAAAGATGGCAGGACCATCTGGCTGGAAGCCAGTTACAACCCGATCCGCGATGCCTCCGGCCGGGTAAGCAAAATCATCAAATTCGCGCAGGATGTCAGCGAATCCGTCCAGGCTTCCGTGGAGGCCGCCAGTGCGATGCGCGCCATCGGCCAGTCCATGGCCATCATCGAGTTCGCCAATGACGGCGCGGTTTTGACCGCCAACAGCAATTTTCTGCAAACCATGGGTTACCGGCTGGAGGAAATCAAGGGACAGCACCACAGAATGTTCTGTCCGCCCGAATTCACCCATAGCCCCGCTTATGTGGAGTTTTGGCGCAAACTCAACCAGGGCATCTTCACCACCGGCATTTTCGAGCGGCGCCACAAGAACGGCAAAGCGATTTGGCCGGAGGCGAGCTATTCGCCCATTCAGGACGATGAGGGCAAGGTGGTGAAAGTGATCAAGTTCGCGCTAGACATCACCGACCAGGAAGAAGGACACCAACGGGATTTGGAGCTGGTGCGCGAAGCGCATCAGCTGTCGGCCGCGTCTGACCGGGCCTCCAGCGACAGCCAGCAAATCATCCGCGACACCATCCAGGCCATGTCCGTCATCGCCCATAGCGCGAGCCAGTCCGCCACCATCATCGAAGACCTGGATCAGAAAGCCAGCCGCATCACCTCCATCATCAACACCATCCATGAGATCGCCGATCAGACCAATCTGCTGGCCTTGAACGCCGCCATAGAAGCCGCGCGGGCCGGAGAGCTGGGCCGCGGCTTCGCCGTGGTGGCCGACGAGGTGCGCAAACTGGCGGAGCGCACCAACGCCTCCACCAAGGAAGTCACCGAAATGGTCGAGGACATCAAGAACGGCACCGGCACGGCCACCGGCAGCATCCAGGAGATGCTGGTCAAGGCGCAAAGCGGCGAGGAGCATGCCGACAAAGTCAGCCGCTCAATCGAAGAAATCCGCTCCGGCACCACGCAGCTCGCCGCGGTGATCAACAACTTTTCCGTGATGAAGAACGGCGGCGCCCACTCTTAG